The genomic stretch TAGCTAAGACGATCCGAAGACAACTGCCACGCGAGCTGCACGTCCAGATGACTAGAGCTGCTCTTGCACTTGACGACCTATGGGACGAGCAAAGTGAGCAGTACTACTCCCAAAACTTTGTGACCGATGAAAAACTGAGGGTTCCAACTATTGCTGCCCTTATGCCGCTATACAGCCGCGCGATCACACATGAGCGAGCCAAGAAGCTCGTTCACTTACTCAAGAACAGAAAAGAGTTCTGGACCACCTATCCAGTTCCGAGTGTCCCGCTCAGCTCAACTCATTTTAGAGAGATTCACTATTGGTCGGGACCGGTTTGGTTGAATACAAACTGGCTGCTTGCGGATGGGTTGCGCCATTACGGATACGATGACATTGCACAGAGTATAACCACATCGTCGCTAGCACTGGTAGAGAAATCTGGCTTTCGCGAATACTTTTCGCCGTTAGACGGCAGTGGAGCTGGAGCTACCAACTTTTCTTGGACGGCAGCGTTAATTATAGATATGCTGGCCCATAATGAGCCAGCAGCGGTGCTGGAAGCAAAAAAATAGAGCTGCTTGCTCTAGTTTGCTGAACGTGAGTGGCGACGGCCAATCATCAAAAGGAACGAACCGAATAGAATAGATGCCACGCCAGCCGAGGCTAACACTTTCGTACCTGGCTCGTGCATGACGTTTGGGTCTTGGCGAACGATGAAAGCCAGCAGCAGGCCTACTAAGCCGCCGATGATAAATACTGCGCCCCATGTCTTGGAGATTGACATCTCTGTTGGAAGTGACTGTCTGACCGGGTGAGCTGAAGCAACTGGCGATGACGGTTTGCCCTGAAGTCTTTTATCTAAATCGCGTACTAAATTCTTATGCATCTGAGATTGTTGCTGGTCCTGTTTCAAATAGAGCCCCATGGCGAATTTATGTATCCTTATTCAATTAGTTGTTGCGATGATCAGTTTCAGGAGTGAATAACGTACACATAACATGCTTCGTTATTCGGTTCCATATCTAGTGTAGCATACCAATCTAGTGGGCCAGTGTTTTAGCTCAAATATGAATATTTAAAGATACCGATTACGATGCTGAGCTCTATCAGGAAGTAAAGAATCGAAGTTATAAGAAGTGGCTTGGAGTCTTTGCGAATGGCGTAAACAAGCCAGACAACGTTATCAATCAGAAAAAAGCCCCATGTATAGATAGAGACATTCTGACTGCTGTGATTTACGTAGATTGTGTATGCCTGCGGAATTTCAAAAAGTGGTGTTGCCACCGAGAAGAGCCATATAAAAAAGTCCATCGGCTTTACAGACGGTCGATAGGAATGATGTTTGGGATGTCGCTTGTTTGGCATTTCTGTTTCAGTAGAGTCGTCTACGCAAAGTGTAAGCGATATCTTGGGGCGGGTCAATCGGGGTCATCTTGATGCCCACGCTTGGCGTTAGGATCATTCACGGTCGCAAGGTCAACGTGATCGATCGGTCTAATACGTGCGAGCAAATGGCTGAGATCAGTTAAACGGACGATCGCGTCATCATCATACTCATCATATAAGACGTCTACGGGCCGTTCATCATCCGAAACAAGGACGCCGTTTTCATGATGCTGTATTTGGAGAGTCATCCAATAGAATTCACGCTGGCCGGCAATTCGCACGTTAACGGACGGACGAACAATATCGAATATACGTGGTTTTCGGGGATCGGGAGTCTTAGTTGTCCACGAGCCGAATGCCTTAATATCGTAACCGGTCTGTGTCGCCTGCATCCCGATGAATCTAAAGTCGAGGTCATCGACCCAAAAGATACCCTCGTCACTGTCTATCGCACCGAGGCTAGCTCCAGCAAGGCTTCTTAGGAGGACGACCGGCTCTTGCTGAAGCTTGATCCAGGATGCCGTTTCCTCATTAGGCTGAAGATATGTCTCTTCAAGCCAATCTAGTTGCCCTTCAACTCGGTCGAGTATCTCCGCATCGCTATAACTCAGGTCAGTGCCGTGCGCATCTACAGATAGTCCGTGGCCAACGGTACGGCTGATTCTCCACATAGTGTTGTCACCATCGGCGAACTCAATCTCATACCACTCGTTATGTTCGCCCTGATCATCAAATCCGTAAATCCGAGCGCTAACTGTGTCGCATGGTATCGGCATTCCTAACGGAGTAAAACTGTACCGACCCTCGCGAAGTGGTTCATCGTCGTAGTAGTCTGGGCGAGGAACAACTGCCAGTCGTCTGACGATGCTGTCGAAACGGTCTGTAATGACTGTCTCACGTCTTTCTGGGTCGGGTAGCCACACTAAAGCTTCGTGGTCGGCATCTGCCGTCATGGCCCAAGTATTGCCTAGTAGACAATGATGTCAAGCGCTAAGGCGCCAACCAGTCCTGACCAGGCCTTCCTGAACAGGCCTCAATAACAAGCTGCTGACCGTTAGATGACCCGTCATTTAGATCATCGAGGCACTTCTGCGCGGCCACACTTACTATCTCACCACTCGGTGTCTCACCCCACTGCTGGTTCTTACTGCCATTACAGCTCCAAAGCTGGATTTTGTTGCCATCTGTGGCCTGACCCCTAGTGTCATCAAGACACTTGCCCATGGCTGTCAGGGTTTCGCTCGTACTGTAGTTAAAGGTCCACTGTTGGGCATTGGTCTGGTTACAGGTCCAGATATCTATCTTATTTCCGTTCCTCGTACTGCTATGGTAGTCATCCAAACATTTATTGCCGTTCGTAGATGTCCCAGCTTGCGTTTGCACGAGAGTGACGGGTCCTGTCTGTTCAACGGGGAGATCTAAGAACTGAGCATATGGATATGTCGTACTGCTCGTGCCATTAACGTTATAGGAGACAAGAACATCACCGTTTGGCGCAACCTGCTCGGGGTGGACAGCCACACCATAGGTCGTCGAACCTGAGGGACTTGAAATAGGCCACGTCCCATTGACTGTCCATGTGCCAGTAACGTTTGTTGCACTCAAGCGTTCGACGCTCGAACCACCATAGGCATCTCCTTGCTTGGTGAATAAAGCCCACCCAGTACTTGTCTGAATGAGTCCAAGAGTTGTGCCAACGTTAGCTGTAGCCGGTATGACGTTGTTATAGATCTGCCACATATTATTCCTGGCAAGATCACCAAACGGGACGAAAGCCACGTCACCAACCTTACAGTTGACAATGTAACATGACACCTGGTGCGTCCCTGTTACCCAGAATCCATTGTTGGTTCTGGCAACACCACCCCAGACAGTCGCCCCAGTAGAACCACCTGGCATCGCCATAACACCCTCATATGCAAGCGTTGACGCGTTAAACTCGGCCATGTACGGAGCAATGACCTTAAAGCCGCTAGACGACTCGTTGACACGTTCACCCATAATATAAAGCGTATTGCCATCAACGACAGGTATATTCATCCAGAAAACCGTCCCATCCGACCAGTTGGGGACTTGTTGCCATCCATGCCCGTATGGGCCAGGTACAGCGGTCAGCGTCAAACTGTTCGGCTTCTGAGTAAGAAAAGCGTCGTGTGGGAAACCTGCTGGTTGCCCATCTATCATGTTGGTGTCGCCAAAGATCCAGAGGATATTCTTATTCGGCAGTTGGACTGATTCAGTAACGTCTGAGTGAATAGTACCGTCAAAAGCAGCGTTGAATTGAGCCGGGGTGAAAAGTGGAGGCGCCTGGGCATACGAGTACGAGTAAAACGCCGAGGCTAAGATCAATGCGGTGCAAAGGCTGATAAAGATTGCTCTGGCGGTTGGCTTTAGCTTCGCCCAAGTGCTCTTAGTGCTACTCACACGTGAAGTTGAACGCTTACGCGTCGCGGTATTCTTCCTTTTTGTTTTAGTTGCCATTGTCAAGATCATTATAGACTGCTGTCTAAAAATATGTAAATAGACTTGAAAAAGCTAACGTTTTATGCTAGACTTACTAGTACTGATCGTTCTCTATGGGTATCCGACTGAAACACGGATATCCTTTTACTTTTCTAAGAGGTTCGTCTGACTCTTACCAGGTTCTAGAATCTGGACCTTGTCCAATTGCCGCCCGATCGTCCGTGTCTTTGTCGAAGCTTCGTCGATCGTTTTGGTGGCCTGCTCTAATTTCTGCTTGGTCTTCTCGAGCATATCTCCGAACTTTCCAAACTCCGTCTTGACACTGCCGAGCACTGCCCAGATCTCACTAGTGCGCTTTTCGATTGCAAGTGTTCTGAAGCCGACCTGAAAAGCGTTAAGCATAGCAGCAACACTCTGTGGGCCCGCCACGACGACTTTGTATTGACTCTGGATGGAATCAGTCAGCCCTGGGCGCTGAACGACTTCCGCGTAAAGTCCTTCGATCGGAATATAGAGTAAGGCAAAGTCAGTTGTGTGAGGCGGACTGATATATTTATCGTTGATAGTCTTAGCTTCCTGTTTGATGCGTGCCTCGATATTTTTGCTGCTTGTCTTAATGGCTTCGATATCACCTGCCTCTTGAGCTTCAACCAACCGGTGATAGTCCTCGAGCGGGAACTTTGCGTCAATAGGTAGCCAGACGACAGTGTTGTCGGCGTCTTTGGAAGGAATCTTAATAGCAAACTCAACTCGCTCACTACTTCGTGGGACGACCGCAACATTCTTCTCATACTGTTCTTTAACGAGGATCTGTGAAAGAAGATTATCTAACTGGATCTCTCCCCAAGTCCCGCGCGTCTTAACGTTAGCAAGCACCTTCTTAAGATCGCCGACTCCGCTAGCCAGATGCTGCATCTCACCCAATCCTTTGTAGACCTGTTCCAGCTGTTGGCTGACATGTTTGAAAGATTCACCAAGGCGTTTCTCCAGGGTAGACTGAAGTTTTTCATCAACCGTCTGGCGCATCTTTTCAAGCTGGGTGGTATTATCGAGTTGAATGCGGGTTAGCTTCTTTTCAACAACGTCAACTAACCTAGCGATCTCTTTAGCCTGGTTGGCAGCAACGCCCGCCAGTCTTCTGTCGAGAGAGTCGCTGTTATCCTTTAGGCTGGTCGACACTTCGCGGCGATTAAGCTGCATCTCTTCCTTGAGAAGACGGCTGAAACGCTCCTGACTTTTTTCCAGCAGTTTATCAACATCTGCGACCTCACCACTAGAGCCCCAGACCTTTTTCATCATAACGACCAAGAGCACGAAATCGACTATCGATAGAATCGCTACAATAGCAGGTATCATAATCTTAGTATACCGTGCTTTGAGGTGTTATTTTCTGACGGGTATCTTGCGATCTAACCACGTGCCAGTAGTCTTACTCAGTTGCTTCAAAAAGTCGGGCAATGGAACCCAGAACCAGATGGCGACGGCCACAATCGACATCAGCACACCACCAATGATATCTGTTAGGAAGTGAACATGCGCTAAGATGCGAGCCCACGCAACAACCGCGTCTGTAGCCACGAGAACGATGAAGTACCACCAATTCTTAGTAGCCAGGTAGACGACCAGGGCAGCCGCAGTAATCAGAAGTGCATGTAGCGACGGGAAAGAGTTGTTGTGCGGATTGATAGCAAGGGCCTGTACGTGGCTTAGAACGTATGGTCTGGCGTGATGGTACAGCTTCATGCCGATAGCCGCAAAAACAACCGCAGTAATTCCCGCACAGACAGTTCTAACGATATACTCCCCGCGTCGCACCTTCAATTCGAGCATTATGTACGCTGCCCAGAGAAGCGGAAAGATAAAGAAGTAATTTGCGAAAAAACTTATTAAGTCTTTATGCATAACCAAGCTCATTCTAGACCATATAACGCAATTCACCAATTATTATGTACAATTGGGACAACTATGGATCTTCCATACACAATCCCAGAGGACGCAATACGCCCCTTGAGCATCTATGGCCTTAAAGGACGTGTTCTGGAGCTTGGCGACGATAATGATCGGCGCACGCCCATTCTATTTGTCTACGGTCTTCATACGAGTCTGGAGAGAATCTACACGATCGCGCAGGCACTCGCTAAGTTTGGCCCACTGTCAGCGCCAGACCTGCCAGGTTTCGGAGGGATGGAGAGTTTACACAGAGTTAATGAAGAGCCGACTATCGACAACTTTGCCGACTTTCTGGCAGCGTTCGTTGAGCAGAGATATCCAGATAAAAACCAGAAGATTATTTGCGTCGGTTTCTCGCTAGGTTTCCCTCTACTGACTCGTATGATCCAGCGTCATCCACACCTTGCCAGCAGAGTAAAGCTGATGGTTAGCTTAGCCGGTTTCACCAGCGTCAAAGACTGTAGCTTTAACCCACCTACGATGTTGGCCTTGAGAGTCAGTTCGAAAATACTATCCTGGCAGCTCTTTGCCTGGGTTTTCAGGTGGGTCTTCTTGCAAAAGATAGTTATCTCCTCGATCTATGGAGCACAAGCCCGTAACCATCCTAAGATGAAGGGGTTAAACCGTGAGACGAGAAAGCAGATGATTAACTTTGAGGTGCATCTCTGGCACGTCAACGACGTCAGCACCTATTTCTCAATTGTGCACCAGATGGCACATCTAGATCTAACGAAAAAACGCATAGATCTCCCCGTTCACCATATTGCTGTTAAGCAGGATCAGTATTTTAACAACACGGTTGTTCGCCGCAACATGCGTAAGATCTTTACCGAGGTGACAGTCCACTACGCCGACCTACCCAATCACGCCCCCACCATTATCGAGGATGTTGAGGGAGCATCCCAGTTTCTGCCTGGTAGCATCAGAACTGTCTTGAAAAAGGCTAGTGTATAATCTCTAGTTAAAGGTTTAGCCTATGAAAATCGGCTTGGTTAGTCCGTACAACATCTTTAGACCAGGCGGCGTGCAAACGCTCATCTTTGCTCACTATGACGAACTGAAGAAGCGTGGTCATGAAGTTAAGATCATTGCGCCACGTCCACGTGTCCGCTCAATCGAGCACAATAAGACTGATGTTATCTTGGTGGCTGAAGCTACTCCGGTCAACACACCTCTTCATACAATGGTCGACCTGACACTCCAAGTCGATAGAGAAGAGTTGCAGAGAATGCTCAATAAGGAGAAGTTCGACATACTCCACGTTCACGAGCCATGGGTACCGCGACTGCCAATGCAGCTGCTCGAACTCTCTAAAGCAAAGAATATAGCCACCTTCCACGCCAAACTACCAGAGAGCCCGTTCAATAAGTCATTCGAAAAAGCCATCAGCCCGTATACGAAGCAGGTCTTTAAGCACCTGGATTATCTGACGGCTGCCTCTAATGCTGCCGCCGAGCACGTTCGATCGCTTGGTGATGGCGTCAACGTCGAAGTGATCCCATGTGGTATCGACCTTAAGCTTTATGATCCAAAGAAAGTCAAATCAATTCCTAAGTACCAAGATGATATTAAGACAATCCTCTATCTCGGCAGGCTTGAAAAACGCAAAGGAACAATCTATTTGATCAAGGCGTATGAGCAACTTATTAAAGAGCACGATGATGTGCGTCTTTTGATCGCAAGTGACGGTCACAAACGCGAGATGCTTGAGAACTATGTCCAAACCCACGAGATACCAAGAGTCGAGTTCCTTGGCTTTGTCAGCAACGTCGAGAAACGTCGGCTCTTGAAGAGCTCGGATCTTTACTGTTCGCCTGCCCTTTACGGTGAGGGATTTGGCGTCGTCTTACTAGAAAGCATGGCCATGGATGTTGTTACAGTCTGCGGTGATAACAGCGGATACTCAGCTGTCATGACAGGCAAAGGTAACCTGTCTCTTGTCGATCCTCGTTCGACAAACGAGTTTGCACGGCGATTGGAGCTAATGCTATATGATGAAGATGTTCGAACCATGTGGCGCAAGTGGGCCGCAGACGAAATCAAACAGTACGACTATCAAAATATCGTTGATCGCTACGAAAAAATATACGAGAGGCTTTTAACACATGACAAGGTCCGAACGACAGCTTAAAGTCGGCTTTGTCTTCGACGATACGCTGGACAACCCCGATGGTGTGCAGCAGTATATGCTGACGCTCGGACAATGGCTTGAAGACAACGATCACGAAGTCCGCTACTTAGTAGGTGAAACGCATTCACGCATTCACGATCCTACAGTTTACTCACTTTCAAAGAACGTAAAGGTTAGGTTTAACCATAACCGAATGTCGGTCCCGCTAGTTGCTAATAAAAAGTTCATC from Candidatus Saccharimonadales bacterium encodes the following:
- a CDS encoding ricin-type beta-trefoil lectin domain protein yields the protein MATKTKRKNTATRKRSTSRVSSTKSTWAKLKPTARAIFISLCTALILASAFYSYSYAQAPPLFTPAQFNAAFDGTIHSDVTESVQLPNKNILWIFGDTNMIDGQPAGFPHDAFLTQKPNSLTLTAVPGPYGHGWQQVPNWSDGTVFWMNIPVVDGNTLYIMGERVNESSSGFKVIAPYMAEFNASTLAYEGVMAMPGGSTGATVWGGVARTNNGFWVTGTHQVSCYIVNCKVGDVAFVPFGDLARNNMWQIYNNVIPATANVGTTLGLIQTSTGWALFTKQGDAYGGSSVERLSATNVTGTWTVNGTWPISSPSGSTTYGVAVHPEQVAPNGDVLVSYNVNGTSSTTYPYAQFLDLPVEQTGPVTLVQTQAGTSTNGNKCLDDYHSSTRNGNKIDIWTCNQTNAQQWTFNYSTSETLTAMGKCLDDTRGQATDGNKIQLWSCNGSKNQQWGETPSGEIVSVAAQKCLDDLNDGSSNGQQLVIEACSGRPGQDWLAP
- the rmuC gene encoding DNA recombination protein RmuC, whose translation is MIPAIVAILSIVDFVLLVVMMKKVWGSSGEVADVDKLLEKSQERFSRLLKEEMQLNRREVSTSLKDNSDSLDRRLAGVAANQAKEIARLVDVVEKKLTRIQLDNTTQLEKMRQTVDEKLQSTLEKRLGESFKHVSQQLEQVYKGLGEMQHLASGVGDLKKVLANVKTRGTWGEIQLDNLLSQILVKEQYEKNVAVVPRSSERVEFAIKIPSKDADNTVVWLPIDAKFPLEDYHRLVEAQEAGDIEAIKTSSKNIEARIKQEAKTINDKYISPPHTTDFALLYIPIEGLYAEVVQRPGLTDSIQSQYKVVVAGPQSVAAMLNAFQVGFRTLAIEKRTSEIWAVLGSVKTEFGKFGDMLEKTKQKLEQATKTIDEASTKTRTIGRQLDKVQILEPGKSQTNLLEK
- a CDS encoding glycosyltransferase family 4 protein; amino-acid sequence: MKIGLVSPYNIFRPGGVQTLIFAHYDELKKRGHEVKIIAPRPRVRSIEHNKTDVILVAEATPVNTPLHTMVDLTLQVDREELQRMLNKEKFDILHVHEPWVPRLPMQLLELSKAKNIATFHAKLPESPFNKSFEKAISPYTKQVFKHLDYLTAASNAAAEHVRSLGDGVNVEVIPCGIDLKLYDPKKVKSIPKYQDDIKTILYLGRLEKRKGTIYLIKAYEQLIKEHDDVRLLIASDGHKREMLENYVQTHEIPRVEFLGFVSNVEKRRLLKSSDLYCSPALYGEGFGVVLLESMAMDVVTVCGDNSGYSAVMTGKGNLSLVDPRSTNEFARRLELMLYDEDVRTMWRKWAADEIKQYDYQNIVDRYEKIYERLLTHDKVRTTA
- a CDS encoding phosphatase PAP2 family protein, with protein sequence MHKDLISFFANYFFIFPLLWAAYIMLELKVRRGEYIVRTVCAGITAVVFAAIGMKLYHHARPYVLSHVQALAINPHNNSFPSLHALLITAAALVVYLATKNWWYFIVLVATDAVVAWARILAHVHFLTDIIGGVLMSIVAVAIWFWVPLPDFLKQLSKTTGTWLDRKIPVRK
- a CDS encoding PQ-loop domain-containing transporter, encoding MDFFIWLFSVATPLFEIPQAYTIYVNHSSQNVSIYTWGFFLIDNVVWLVYAIRKDSKPLLITSILYFLIELSIVIGIFKYSYLS
- a CDS encoding alpha/beta fold hydrolase, whose translation is MDLPYTIPEDAIRPLSIYGLKGRVLELGDDNDRRTPILFVYGLHTSLERIYTIAQALAKFGPLSAPDLPGFGGMESLHRVNEEPTIDNFADFLAAFVEQRYPDKNQKIICVGFSLGFPLLTRMIQRHPHLASRVKLMVSLAGFTSVKDCSFNPPTMLALRVSSKILSWQLFAWVFRWVFLQKIVISSIYGAQARNHPKMKGLNRETRKQMINFEVHLWHVNDVSTYFSIVHQMAHLDLTKKRIDLPVHHIAVKQDQYFNNTVVRRNMRKIFTEVTVHYADLPNHAPTIIEDVEGASQFLPGSIRTVLKKASV